In a genomic window of Phacochoerus africanus isolate WHEZ1 chromosome 6, ROS_Pafr_v1, whole genome shotgun sequence:
- the ENSA gene encoding alpha-endosulfine isoform X2 produces MSQKQEENPSEETGEEKQDTQEKEGILPERAEEAKLKAKYPSLGQKPGGSDFLMKRLQKGQKYFDSGDYNMAKAKMKNKQLPSAGPDKNLVTGDHIPTPQDLPQRKSSLVTSKLAGGQVE; encoded by the exons ATGTCCCAGAAACAAGAAGAGAACCCTTCGGAGGAGACCGGCGAGGAGAAGCAG GACACGCAGGAGAAAGAAGGTATTCTCCCTGAGAGAGCCGAGGAGGCAAAGCTAAAGGCCAAATATCCAAGCCTAGGACAAAAGCCTGGAGGCTCCGACTTCCTCATGAAGAGGCTCCAGAAAGGG CAAAAGTACTTTGACTCAGGAGACTACAACATGGCCAAAGCCAAGATGAAGAATAAGCAGCTGCCAAGTGCAGGACCAGACAAGAACCTGGTGACTGGTGACCACATCCCCACCCCACAGGATCTGCCCCAGAGAAAGTCCTCGCTCGTCACCAGCAAGCTTGCGGG TGGCCAAGTTGAATGA
- the MCL1 gene encoding LOW QUALITY PROTEIN: induced myeloid leukemia cell differentiation protein Mcl-1 (The sequence of the model RefSeq protein was modified relative to this genomic sequence to represent the inferred CDS: deleted 5 bases in 3 codons) — protein sequence MFGLKRNAVIGLNLYCGGAGLGPGSGSSASAPGGRLLATGKEATARQEVGGGEAGLVIGGGAGASPPSTPAPDARRVARPSPIGAEGPDVTATPRQCCFFAPTRLASPPEEMESPASDAIMSPEEELDGYEPEPLGKRPAVLPLLVVEEASSGPGTDGSLPSTPPPAEEEEDELYRQSLEIISRYLREQATGAKDAKPMGGSGAASRKALETLRRVGDGVQRNHETAFQGMLRKLDIKNEDDVKSLSRVMVHVFSDGVTNWGRIVTLISFGAFVAKHLKSINQESCIEPLAESITDVLVRTKRDWLVKQRGWDGFVEFFHVEDLEGGIRNVLLAFAGVAGVGAGLAYLIR from the exons ATGTTTGGCCTCAAGAGAAACGCAGTAATCGGACTCAACCTCTACTGTGGGGGGGCTGGATTGGGGCCTGGAAGCGGCAGCAGCGCCTCGGCTCCGGGAGGCCGTCTCTTGGCTACGGGAAAAGAGGCCACGGCCCGGCAAGaggtagggggaggggaagccGGCTTGGTGATTGGCGGAGGCGCCGGCGCGAGCCCCCCGTCCACTCCTGCGCCAGACGCCCGGAGGGTCGCGCGGCCCTCGCCCATTGGCGCCGAGGGCCCCGACGTCACCGCGACCCCCCGCCAG TGCTGTTTCTTCGCGCCCACCCGCCTCGCGTCGCCGCCTGAAGAGATGGAATCCCCGGCCTCCGACGCCATCATGTCTCCCGAAGAGGAGCTGGACGGGTACGAGCCGGAGCCCCTCGGGAAGCGGCCGGCCGTCCTGCCCTTGCTG GTAGTCGAGGAGGCCAGTAGTGGCCCCGGCACGGACGGCTCGCTCCCCTCGACG CCGCCCccggcagaggaggaggaggacgagttATACCGGCAGTCCCTGGAGATTATCTCTCGGTACCTTCGGGAGCAGGCAACCGGCGCCAAGGACGCGAAGCCAATGGGCGGGTCTGGGGCCGCCAGCCGGAAGGCGTTAGAGACCCTGCGACGGGTCGGGGACGGGGTGCAGCGCAACCACGAGACGGCCTTCCAAG gcATGCTTCGGAAACTGGACATCAAAAACGAAGACGATGTCAAATCTTTGTCTCGAGTGATGGTCCACGTTTTCAGTGACGGAGTAACAAACTGGGGCAGGATTGTGACTCTTATTTCTTTTGGTGCCTTTGTGGCCAAACACTTGAAGAGTATAAATCAAGAAAGCTGCATCGAACCGTTAGCAGAAAGCATCACAGATGTTCTCGTAAGGACAAAACGAGACTGGCTAGTCAAACAAAGAGGCTGG gatGGGTTTGTGGAGTTCTTCCATGTAGAGGACCTAGAAGGCGGCATCAGAAATGTGCTGCTGGCTTTTGCAGGTGTTGCTGGAGTAGGAGCTGGTTTGGCATATCTAATAAGATAG
- the ENSA gene encoding alpha-endosulfine isoform X1, with translation MSQKQEENPSEETGEEKQDTQEKEGILPERAEEAKLKAKYPSLGQKPGGSDFLMKRLQKGQKYFDSGDYNMAKAKMKNKQLPSAGPDKNLVTGDHIPTPQDLPQRKSSLVTSKLAGVTWAPFSSPSSPTGLLYVIGRDGMGT, from the exons ATGTCCCAGAAACAAGAAGAGAACCCTTCGGAGGAGACCGGCGAGGAGAAGCAG GACACGCAGGAGAAAGAAGGTATTCTCCCTGAGAGAGCCGAGGAGGCAAAGCTAAAGGCCAAATATCCAAGCCTAGGACAAAAGCCTGGAGGCTCCGACTTCCTCATGAAGAGGCTCCAGAAAGGG CAAAAGTACTTTGACTCAGGAGACTACAACATGGCCAAAGCCAAGATGAAGAATAAGCAGCTGCCAAGTGCAGGACCAGACAAGAACCTGGTGACTGGTGACCACATCCCCACCCCACAGGATCTGCCCCAGAGAAAGTCCTCGCTCGTCACCAGCAAGCTTGCGGGGGTAACCTGggcccccttctcctccccttcctcacccACTGGACTTCTATATGTCATAGGCAGGGATGGAATGGGCACCTAG